One region of Termitidicoccus mucosus genomic DNA includes:
- a CDS encoding CRISPR-associated helicase/endonuclease Cas3 — translation MPYYAHTASDPNDPDSQLPEGSGKWQLLREHLEAVAKLAAQFAAAFGLADIARLAGLLHDLGKYAERFQARLHDPAHIHGINHWISGAFAAYASSHPLLSFLIDGHHTGLPSFQNDVAGIRASLQQSLKKFNSPVTRSALTGGCPESVEDLLKHLTNDGITIPNISAQPLPALTEANRVFETAFRARMLFSCLVDADFLDTERHFDPAQAARRPAFSHAPNHDFLNAPRALEILLAELRAKPADGEVNRLRRELLDNCLQKAACPPGLFTITAPTGSGKTLSSLAFALRHIELHNKPLATDDACRLRRIIVVIPYTSIIEQTADVFRKLFGAQFGPGYILEHHSAVAPRELESNAPQHDRDAEDERTRRARLAQENWDAPLIVTTSVRFFESLFASRTSDCRKLHNIARSVILFDEVQTLPHNLVPSLLSGVSLLTGAPYGSTAVFMTATQPAFASAKNALPFGWNPTPIEADANALSETLRRTRIQLPTTPEAPAVSYTWSELAGELLNAPHQQALCVLNTTKDARALFRILKKTAAPGAILHLSSRMCPAHRRQVLAEVRRRLHPDNTAKPSCILVSTQLIEAGVDVDFPIAYRALGPLDSIIQTAGRCNREGRRPGRCSVIVFHAVEGGIPPGAYETATAATLAFLKRYPDAEDRLHLPQFYADYFAELYKLTGRDSAAADPVYAASAKLDFPAADAACRLVDANTRSVLVQWKRGQEIIEKLRREKHLSTDEWRETQHYSVNLYEHGEFLDAKAKGYVATALESQNVEKWFWAANYDEHLGACHAEGEDFYL, via the coding sequence ATGCCTTATTACGCCCATACCGCCAGCGATCCAAATGACCCGGACAGCCAACTTCCGGAAGGCTCTGGCAAATGGCAATTGCTTCGCGAACATCTTGAGGCCGTCGCCAAGCTCGCCGCCCAGTTTGCCGCCGCCTTCGGCCTCGCTGATATCGCACGGCTCGCAGGACTGCTTCACGATTTGGGAAAGTACGCCGAGCGCTTTCAAGCCCGCCTTCACGACCCTGCTCACATCCATGGCATCAACCATTGGATTTCCGGCGCATTTGCGGCCTACGCCTCCAGCCATCCACTCCTCTCCTTCCTGATAGATGGTCACCACACGGGGCTACCTTCATTCCAAAATGACGTCGCCGGCATACGCGCCTCGCTGCAGCAATCCCTCAAAAAATTCAATTCACCCGTCACTCGTTCCGCACTCACCGGAGGCTGTCCAGAGTCCGTTGAGGACCTCCTTAAACACCTCACCAACGATGGCATTACGATTCCGAACATTTCGGCCCAGCCGTTGCCCGCGCTGACCGAGGCTAATCGCGTATTCGAAACGGCCTTCCGCGCCCGCATGCTTTTCAGTTGCCTGGTGGACGCCGATTTTCTCGACACGGAGCGGCATTTCGATCCCGCCCAAGCCGCCAGGCGGCCAGCTTTTTCGCACGCTCCGAATCACGACTTCCTCAACGCGCCCCGAGCCCTCGAAATCCTTCTCGCCGAACTCCGCGCAAAACCGGCCGACGGCGAAGTCAACCGCCTCCGCCGCGAACTCCTCGACAACTGCCTCCAGAAAGCCGCCTGCCCTCCCGGCCTCTTTACTATCACTGCGCCCACCGGCAGCGGCAAAACCCTCTCCTCGCTCGCGTTCGCGCTCCGGCACATTGAGCTGCACAACAAACCCCTTGCGACCGACGACGCGTGCCGTCTCCGCCGCATCATCGTCGTCATCCCCTACACCAGCATCATCGAGCAAACCGCCGATGTTTTCCGCAAACTTTTCGGAGCCCAATTTGGACCCGGTTACATCCTTGAGCACCACAGCGCCGTCGCTCCGCGCGAGCTTGAGAGCAACGCCCCTCAACACGACCGCGATGCCGAGGATGAACGCACACGGCGCGCCCGCCTCGCGCAAGAAAACTGGGACGCCCCGCTGATCGTCACCACCAGCGTCCGGTTTTTCGAGAGCCTCTTTGCGAGTCGCACCAGCGATTGCCGCAAACTCCACAACATTGCCCGCTCCGTCATTCTCTTTGATGAAGTCCAAACGCTCCCGCACAACCTCGTCCCCTCGCTCCTTTCCGGCGTCAGTCTCCTGACCGGCGCCCCCTATGGCAGCACGGCGGTCTTCATGACCGCGACCCAGCCCGCCTTCGCCTCCGCTAAAAACGCGCTGCCCTTTGGCTGGAACCCCACCCCGATCGAAGCCGATGCCAACGCCCTTTCGGAAACGCTCCGGCGCACTCGTATTCAGCTTCCCACGACGCCCGAAGCGCCTGCCGTTTCATACACATGGAGCGAACTTGCGGGGGAGCTTCTCAACGCCCCGCACCAGCAAGCCCTCTGCGTCCTCAACACCACCAAGGATGCCCGCGCCCTGTTTCGTATTCTAAAAAAAACTGCCGCGCCCGGCGCGATTCTCCACCTTTCCTCGCGCATGTGCCCCGCGCACCGCCGGCAGGTGCTCGCCGAGGTGCGTCGCCGCCTGCATCCGGATAATACCGCAAAACCATCCTGCATCCTTGTCTCCACGCAGCTCATCGAGGCCGGCGTTGACGTGGATTTCCCCATCGCCTACCGCGCACTCGGCCCGCTCGACTCCATCATCCAAACCGCCGGGCGCTGCAACCGGGAGGGACGCCGCCCGGGACGCTGCTCCGTCATCGTTTTTCACGCGGTCGAGGGCGGCATCCCGCCAGGCGCCTACGAAACCGCCACTGCCGCCACGCTTGCTTTTCTCAAGCGATACCCCGATGCGGAAGACCGCCTCCACCTCCCGCAATTCTATGCCGATTATTTTGCCGAACTCTACAAACTCACCGGACGCGATTCCGCCGCCGCCGATCCTGTTTATGCCGCGTCGGCAAAGCTCGATTTCCCTGCCGCCGACGCGGCTTGCCGTTTGGTTGATGCCAACACTCGCAGTGTCCTCGTGCAGTGGAAACGCGGCCAGGAAATCATCGAAAAATTGCGCCGGGAAAAACACCTGAGCACGGACGAGTGGCGCGAAACCCAGCACTATTCCGTCAATCTCTACGAGCACGGCGAATTTCTTGACGCCAAGGCAAAGGGGTATGTCGCCACGGCTCTTGAATCCCAAAATGTCGAAAAATGGTTTTGGGCAGCCAACTACGACGAACACCTCGGAGCCTGTCATGCCGAAGGTGAGGATTTCTACTTATGA
- the cas5c gene encoding type I-C CRISPR-associated protein Cas5c, whose amino-acid sequence MPIYLRTWGDLACFTRPEMKVERVSYPVITPSAARGLLEAILYKPQFRWRIHRIAVQRPIRFLAFRRNEVKSRLSTRNPAPLLADEDRTQRNTLALRDVSYVIEASIELTALAGQPRRAPHASDEPQGDDNVGKYLGMFQRRAEKGQCFAQPCFGCREFPAHFELTDASAMSVPSGINPDSDLGLMLYDVFDLDVSKNQRPGKIEKTNPRITFFPAALKNGVVTIPSWSEVRRQLTAATTTATSTDSQKGGVA is encoded by the coding sequence ATGCCTATCTACCTCCGCACATGGGGTGACCTCGCCTGCTTTACTCGGCCAGAGATGAAAGTGGAGCGTGTCAGTTACCCGGTCATCACGCCCTCCGCAGCCCGCGGGCTCCTTGAAGCCATTCTCTATAAACCCCAATTTCGCTGGCGCATCCATCGCATTGCCGTCCAGAGGCCAATTCGGTTCCTCGCCTTTCGGCGAAACGAGGTGAAATCCCGCCTTTCCACACGTAACCCGGCTCCGCTCCTCGCCGACGAAGACCGCACCCAGCGCAACACGCTCGCGCTTCGCGACGTGTCCTATGTGATCGAGGCGTCCATTGAACTTACGGCGCTGGCTGGCCAGCCGCGCCGCGCTCCTCATGCGTCCGATGAACCACAGGGCGACGACAACGTGGGAAAATACCTCGGCATGTTCCAGCGCCGTGCCGAGAAAGGCCAGTGCTTTGCCCAGCCGTGCTTCGGTTGTCGTGAATTTCCGGCACACTTCGAACTCACGGATGCAAGCGCGATGAGCGTTCCGTCCGGGATCAATCCCGACTCGGATCTCGGCCTCATGCTCTACGATGTGTTCGACTTGGATGTGTCGAAAAACCAACGCCCCGGAAAAATCGAGAAAACCAATCCCCGGATTACCTTTTTCCCGGCTGCGCTCAAAAACGGTGTCGTCACGATTCCATCGTGGAGTGAAGTTCGCCGTCAGCTCACAGCGGCTACGACAACGGCCACCTCCACCGATTCCCAAAAAGGAGGTGTCGCATGA